Proteins from a genomic interval of Harpia harpyja isolate bHarHar1 chromosome 7, bHarHar1 primary haplotype, whole genome shotgun sequence:
- the LOC128143871 gene encoding helix-loop-helix protein 13-like, with translation MEELCYSFEQEASTPEFLFWDQADPNSQLDNFLLDCSFLPDQFSPWASPTCPHALGVPAGGAAGGAELDSSPPPPPPPPPGPAAPPPPPGHLPQRHAANVRERKRMLNINSAFDQLRCHVPTFPYEKRLSKIDTLRLAIAYIALLGEILLSGCDPKSYVERCLKDGLQSQQRATWNTSDLTARLSWVKWD, from the exons ATGGAGGAACTTTGTTACAGCTTCGAGCAGGAAGCCTCCACTCCTGAATTTCTCTTCTGGGACCAGGCGGATCCCAACTCTCAGCTGGACAACTTCCTACTGGACTGCTCCTTCCTGCCAGACCAGTTCTCCCCTTGGGCCTCCCCTACTTGCCCACACGCCCTGGGGGtgccggcgggcggagcggcggggggTGCTGAACTGGACAGctccccaccgccgccgccgccgccgccaccggggcccgccgccccgccaccgccccccggTCACCTCCCCCAGCGGCACGCCGCCAACGTCCGCGAGAGGAAGAGGATGCTCAACATCAACTCGGCCTTCGACCAGCTCAGGTGCCACGTACCCACCTTCCCGTACGAGAAGCGCCTCTCCAAAATCGACACGCTCCGGCTGGCCATCGCCTACATCGCTCTCCTGGGCGAGATCCTCCTCTCCGGATGCGACCCCAAATCCTACGTGGAGCGGTGCCTGAAGGACGGTTTGCAAAGCCAACAGCGGGCAACCTGGAATACAAGCG ACCTGACAGCCCGCCTGTCTTGGGTAAAGTGGGATTAA